A region of Ferruginibacter albus DNA encodes the following proteins:
- a CDS encoding penicillin acylase family protein, translated as MRVLPFILSLLVTVGLIVTLDTKFVLPAPLGALLSPQHGIWQNAEDVDADFSANLKFPQLKGKVQVYLDDRLVPHVFAEQENDVYFVQGYLHAKFRLWQMELQTYKAAGRLCEFFGEKAINIDREFRRLGMVYAAENSLKEMEADTVIKAECDAYTAGVNAYIDNLSESQLPLEYKLLGYYPEKWNNLKTALFLKYMSYDLAGHDDDFEMTNTKSFFSDSDFVKLFPLTQDSLDPIIPKGTVYPRPKIIPIAPSTVDSAYFNNKDLVAVDEEKPDKDNGSNNWAVSGRKTKNGAPILCNDPHLGLNLPSVWFEMQISTPEFNAYGATFPGAPGVIIGFNDNCAFGFTNGGRDVRDYYEITFKDDTRKEYLFNGEWKQTEFRIEHIKIKDKRDYLDTVAYTVFGPVMYDKSFTGGRSSGKKQYAVRWKAHDPSDELKIFNLLNRAKNYTDYTNAVTNLHTPGQNVVFACKDGDIAMRTQGEFPAKWKGQGDFIMPGTDSSYMWQGMIPQDEVPFQYIPASDSISRGFVSSANQKPTDSAYHYYLGRDYPLYRGYLINRLLSKMHNITPQDMMSLQNNNYNVFAEMAIPVFLKNINTTGFNEDELKYYKLLNEWNLNDDVAEKGATVFDVLWKQFTKVVFDDEYAKAPKVVMRPFESTLLEEILKDTSYKFYDNITTPKKETLADDITAAFKLASAELVNLEIADQLEWAKYKDTHISHLTKLEPFSDMHLPVGGGTYCINATKADHGPSWRMVLSLTAKTEAYGVYPGGQSGNPGSRFYDNFVNEWVSGKYYPLWLMTKDETKDKRIKWVMNFSK; from the coding sequence ATGCGAGTCTTACCTTTTATTTTATCTTTACTTGTTACGGTTGGTTTAATTGTAACGCTTGATACAAAATTCGTTTTACCTGCACCGTTAGGAGCGTTGTTAAGTCCGCAACACGGTATTTGGCAAAATGCAGAAGATGTAGATGCAGATTTCTCTGCCAATTTAAAATTTCCTCAATTAAAAGGTAAAGTCCAGGTTTATTTAGACGATCGGTTGGTGCCGCATGTTTTTGCTGAGCAGGAAAACGATGTATACTTTGTTCAGGGATATTTACATGCTAAATTTCGCTTATGGCAAATGGAACTGCAAACATATAAGGCTGCAGGAAGATTGTGTGAATTTTTTGGCGAAAAAGCAATTAATATTGACCGGGAGTTTAGAAGATTGGGAATGGTGTATGCTGCAGAAAATTCCTTAAAAGAAATGGAGGCTGACACCGTTATAAAAGCTGAATGTGATGCCTACACAGCTGGTGTAAATGCGTATATAGATAACTTATCAGAAAGTCAATTGCCATTGGAATATAAATTATTGGGCTATTATCCTGAAAAATGGAATAACCTGAAAACAGCTTTGTTCTTAAAATATATGTCTTATGATTTGGCAGGTCATGATGATGATTTTGAAATGACTAATACAAAAAGCTTTTTTAGTGATAGTGATTTTGTAAAATTATTTCCACTAACACAAGATTCATTAGATCCAATTATTCCCAAAGGAACTGTTTATCCCCGACCTAAAATTATTCCTATTGCTCCATCAACAGTTGATTCCGCTTATTTTAATAATAAAGACCTTGTAGCTGTTGACGAAGAAAAACCTGATAAAGACAATGGCAGTAACAATTGGGCGGTAAGTGGCCGTAAAACAAAAAACGGTGCACCTATTTTGTGTAATGATCCTCACCTTGGATTAAATCTTCCTTCAGTTTGGTTTGAAATGCAGATATCAACGCCTGAGTTTAATGCATACGGGGCAACCTTTCCCGGAGCGCCCGGAGTAATCATCGGCTTTAATGATAATTGTGCTTTTGGGTTTACTAACGGCGGCAGAGATGTAAGAGATTATTACGAGATAACGTTTAAAGACGATACCCGTAAAGAATATCTGTTCAATGGTGAATGGAAGCAAACAGAATTTAGAATTGAGCATATCAAAATAAAAGATAAACGTGATTATTTAGACACGGTTGCCTACACGGTATTTGGTCCGGTTATGTACGATAAAAGTTTTACCGGTGGCAGAAGTTCCGGTAAAAAGCAGTATGCAGTGCGTTGGAAAGCGCATGATCCAAGTGATGAATTAAAAATATTCAATCTTTTAAATCGTGCAAAAAATTATACTGATTATACAAATGCTGTAACCAACCTGCATACACCGGGGCAAAATGTAGTGTTTGCCTGTAAAGATGGAGACATAGCGATGCGTACGCAAGGCGAGTTTCCGGCAAAATGGAAAGGGCAAGGAGATTTTATAATGCCCGGTACCGACAGCAGTTACATGTGGCAGGGAATGATACCGCAGGATGAAGTGCCTTTTCAATACATACCGGCAAGCGATAGTATTTCAAGAGGTTTTGTCAGCAGCGCCAATCAAAAGCCGACAGACAGCGCTTATCATTATTATTTAGGAAGAGATTATCCATTGTATCGTGGTTATTTGATCAATCGCTTGTTAAGCAAAATGCACAACATTACGCCGCAGGATATGATGAGCTTGCAGAATAATAATTATAATGTTTTTGCAGAAATGGCAATTCCGGTATTTTTAAAAAATATAAATACAACCGGTTTTAATGAAGATGAATTAAAGTATTATAAGCTGTTAAATGAATGGAATTTAAATGATGATGTTGCAGAAAAAGGTGCTACCGTATTTGATGTGCTTTGGAAACAATTTACGAAAGTGGTATTTGATGATGAATATGCAAAAGCTCCTAAAGTTGTAATGAGACCTTTTGAAAGCACCTTGCTGGAAGAGATATTAAAAGATACTTCCTACAAGTTTTACGATAACATCACCACTCCTAAAAAGGAAACATTAGCAGATGATATCACGGCTGCTTTTAAATTAGCAAGCGCTGAATTAGTTAATTTGGAAATTGCCGATCAATTGGAATGGGCAAAATATAAGGATACGCATATTAGTCATCTTACTAAATTAGAACCCTTTAGCGATATGCATTTGCCTGTTGGCGGCGGAACGTACTGTATTAATGCTACCAAAGCCGATCATGGACCAAGCTGGAGAATGGTGTTAAGCTTAACTGCTAAAACCGAGGCGTATGGAGTGTATCCCGGCGGACAAAGCGGTAATCCCGGAAGCAGGTTTTATGATAACTTCGTAAATGAATGGGTGTCGGGAAAATATTACCCGCTTTGGTTAATGACAAAGGATGAAACAAAAGATAAACGTATTAAATGGGTGATGAACTTTAGTAAGTGA
- the miaE gene encoding tRNA-(ms[2]io[6]A)-hydroxylase: MSTENIDVKNILGLQLPTDPRWVNLAEMQLEEILTDHAYCEQKAATTCISLIQKNPDKEKLLIALSPIVTEEWGHFRLVLAELHKRKLQLGRQRKDEYVNKLLAFQKKGGSPDERFLDQMLTMALIEARSCERFKRLSEGLDNKYMRNFYRRFMESEAGHYTLFIELAETYIDKKIVRKRWNEWLLYEREIMNSLEVRGDRIH; encoded by the coding sequence ATGAGTACTGAAAATATAGATGTTAAAAATATATTAGGCCTACAATTACCTACAGACCCACGCTGGGTGAACCTTGCCGAAATGCAATTGGAAGAAATATTAACAGATCATGCGTATTGTGAGCAAAAAGCTGCAACTACCTGCATTTCGTTAATTCAAAAAAATCCTGATAAAGAAAAATTATTGATTGCTTTAAGCCCGATCGTTACAGAAGAATGGGGACATTTTAGATTGGTATTGGCGGAACTGCACAAAAGAAAATTACAATTAGGCAGACAACGCAAAGATGAATATGTGAATAAGCTGCTTGCTTTTCAAAAGAAAGGCGGCAGCCCGGATGAACGTTTTTTAGACCAGATGTTAACAATGGCTTTGATTGAAGCCAGAAGTTGTGAACGTTTTAAACGATTAAGTGAAGGACTGGATAATAAATACATGCGCAACTTCTATCGTCGCTTTATGGAAAGTGAAGCGGGGCATTATACCTTATTTATTGAATTGGCAGAAACCTATATTGATAAAAAGATCGTTCGTAAACGTTGGAATGAGTGGTTGCTATATGAAAGAGAAATTATGAATAGTCTGGAAGTGAGGGGCGACAGGATACATTAA
- a CDS encoding GNAT family N-acetyltransferase, producing MDTSTFPTLTTERLTLRQLSIEDQEGVFALRSDPEINKYIERNPSKTIEDAINFINLINDNSKKGNTLYWAVTLTSTKTFVGAVCLLNISEEKSSCEIGYELITKFQGQGIMKEAVEKVIDYVFQKVKLKNLNAIVHYKNQSSLKLLAKFNFIRSPETYKENPDFNIFTLTY from the coding sequence ATGGATACTTCCACTTTCCCAACTTTAACAACCGAAAGACTAACGCTCAGGCAATTGTCCATTGAAGATCAGGAAGGTGTTTTTGCTTTGCGCTCTGATCCGGAGATAAATAAGTACATTGAGAGAAATCCCAGCAAAACAATTGAAGATGCAATAAACTTTATCAACCTGATAAATGATAATAGTAAAAAGGGCAATACACTTTATTGGGCAGTTACATTAACAAGTACAAAGACATTTGTAGGAGCCGTTTGCCTATTGAATATTTCCGAAGAGAAAAGCAGTTGCGAGATCGGGTATGAGCTTATAACAAAATTTCAAGGACAAGGAATAATGAAAGAAGCGGTGGAGAAAGTTATTGATTATGTTTTTCAAAAAGTAAAGCTTAAAAACCTGAATGCAATTGTTCATTACAAGAATCAAAGTTCACTTAAGCTGCTGGCAAAATTCAACTTTATAAGATCACCGGAAACATATAAAGAAAATCCCGACTTTAATATATTCACATTGACGTATTAA
- the gloA2 gene encoding SMU1112c/YaeR family gloxylase I-like metalloprotein, translated as MQIERLHHIAIICSDYERSKQFYTEVLGFKIDSEIYRAERNSYKLDLSLDGQYLIELFSFPDPPQRSTRPEATGLRHIAFGVKDVEGAIEFLRSKNIITEQIRIDEFTKRKFTFFNDPDNLPIELYEL; from the coding sequence GTGCAAATAGAAAGACTACATCATATTGCGATTATCTGTTCTGACTATGAAAGATCAAAACAGTTTTATACCGAGGTTTTAGGGTTTAAAATTGACAGTGAAATTTACCGGGCAGAAAGAAACTCGTACAAACTCGATCTTTCATTGGACGGACAATATTTAATTGAACTGTTTTCTTTTCCGGATCCGCCTCAAAGATCAACAAGACCCGAAGCAACCGGATTAAGACATATTGCTTTTGGAGTAAAAGATGTTGAAGGCGCAATAGAATTTCTACGATCGAAAAATATCATAACAGAACAAATTCGTATTGATGAATTCACAAAGAGGAAATTTACATTTTTTAATGATCCTGATAATTTACCAATTGAGCTTTATGAATTGTAA
- a CDS encoding GSCFA domain-containing protein: MDFHLEFSPKAFETKIIHQHKLLLIGSCFTENIGTKLRQHKFSVLENPNGILFNPVSIAKALTSYVEDKRFSEADLFYQNEVWNSWQHHSRFSHTQKEEALQLINNSQKEAHDFLKEADWCLITLGSAFVYEIIEQKEVAANCHKIPLDKFNKKLLTVEDVLSALDNVMHRLFIFNPKMKIIFTISPVRHLRDGFIENNRSKAVLIQAVHHLVNKFAKLFYFPAYELVIDDLRDYRFYAEDMVHPNYAATNYVWEKFVNACIDEPSQQLMKEINIINAAKNHKAFNPLSEQHKKFLKTNLEKVKKLKKEYPYINFKEEELFFQE; encoded by the coding sequence ATGGATTTTCACTTAGAGTTTTCTCCCAAAGCATTTGAAACAAAAATCATTCATCAGCATAAATTATTACTGATAGGCAGTTGCTTTACAGAAAACATCGGCACAAAGCTGCGCCAGCATAAATTTTCTGTGCTGGAGAATCCTAATGGTATCTTATTTAATCCTGTCAGTATTGCAAAAGCATTGACTTCTTATGTAGAAGACAAACGCTTTAGTGAAGCCGATTTGTTTTATCAAAACGAAGTATGGAACAGTTGGCAACATCACAGTCGCTTTTCGCATACGCAAAAAGAAGAAGCATTACAGCTTATCAATAACTCACAAAAAGAGGCGCATGACTTTTTAAAAGAAGCCGATTGGTGTTTGATAACCTTAGGCTCTGCCTTTGTATATGAGATCATTGAGCAAAAAGAAGTAGCGGCTAATTGTCACAAAATTCCTTTGGATAAGTTCAATAAAAAATTGCTAACGGTGGAAGATGTATTGTCTGCTTTGGATAACGTGATGCACCGTTTGTTTATCTTTAATCCAAAGATGAAGATCATATTTACTATAAGTCCGGTGCGGCATTTAAGAGATGGGTTTATAGAGAACAATCGCAGTAAAGCGGTGTTGATACAAGCCGTACATCACCTGGTAAATAAGTTTGCAAAGCTGTTTTATTTCCCTGCGTATGAATTGGTAATTGATGACTTGCGTGATTATCGTTTTTATGCAGAAGATATGGTGCATCCTAACTATGCCGCTACCAATTATGTTTGGGAAAAATTTGTAAACGCTTGCATTGATGAACCGTCGCAGCAATTAATGAAAGAGATAAATATCATCAATGCAGCAAAAAATCATAAGGCATTTAATCCTTTATCAGAACAACACAAGAAATTTTTAAAAACGAATTTGGAAAAGGTGAAGAAGCTGAAGAAAGAATATCCATATATCAATTTTAAAGAAGAAGAATTGTTTTTTCAAGAATAG
- a CDS encoding hydroxymethylglutaryl-CoA lyase, whose amino-acid sequence MMENASAIKLIECPRDAMQGWKHFIPTDKKIQYINALLKVGFDTIDFGSFVSPKAIPQMADTNEVIEKLQVTNSKLLAIVANERGAEDAVQYDKISYLGFPFSISETFQQRNTNSSIEESLHRVEAIQDLCVQHKKELVIYISMGFGNPYGDEYNEDIVMHWVNKMIGLGIKTISIADTVGIATAEQVYAIVSKLIPVYTDIEIGVHLHSTAQNWQQKIDAALRAGCKRFDGALKGIGGCPMANDELVGNMNTELMIPYFKQLNLLNNINEEALAACSRLASEIFI is encoded by the coding sequence ATGATGGAAAATGCTTCTGCAATAAAATTAATCGAATGTCCCCGCGATGCGATGCAGGGATGGAAGCATTTTATTCCTACTGATAAAAAGATCCAATACATTAATGCTTTATTAAAAGTAGGTTTTGATACGATCGATTTCGGAAGCTTTGTTTCGCCAAAAGCTATTCCGCAAATGGCAGACACTAACGAAGTGATTGAAAAATTACAGGTTACCAATTCCAAATTGCTGGCAATTGTAGCAAATGAAAGAGGAGCTGAAGATGCAGTGCAATACGATAAGATCAGTTATCTTGGTTTTCCTTTTTCCATTTCAGAAACTTTTCAGCAACGCAATACCAATAGTAGTATAGAAGAGTCTTTGCATAGGGTAGAGGCGATACAAGACTTATGTGTACAGCATAAAAAAGAACTTGTTATTTACATTTCTATGGGATTTGGAAATCCTTATGGTGATGAATACAATGAAGACATTGTAATGCATTGGGTTAATAAGATGATAGGGCTGGGGATAAAGACAATTTCGATAGCAGATACCGTTGGTATTGCAACAGCAGAGCAAGTATATGCAATAGTAAGTAAGCTGATACCGGTTTATACCGATATTGAAATAGGCGTTCATTTGCATTCAACAGCGCAAAACTGGCAACAGAAAATTGATGCTGCATTACGGGCAGGTTGTAAACGGTTTGATGGCGCACTAAAAGGTATTGGCGGTTGTCCCATGGCAAATGACGAATTGGTAGGCAATATGAATACTGAATTAATGATACCTTATTTTAAACAATTGAATTTGTTAAACAATATTAATGAAGAAGCTTTGGCTGCATGTAGCAGGTTAGCCTCTGAAATATTTATTTAA
- the dnaG gene encoding DNA primase, with amino-acid sequence MISQNTIQQILSRIDIIEIVGSFVKLKKRGTNYLGLCPFHNEKSPSFTVSPAKEIYKCFGCGKSGNSISFLMELEKYSYVEALRWLAQKYNVEIEETESSPEQKLHQQAAESLYAINNFAQKFFSDVLLNTEEGQDIGLSYLKHRGFKEDIIKRFQLGFNYDSRDGFAKAALSAQYNLELLQKSGLVAVRDEKPVDNYRGRIIFPVHNQSGKVVGFGARIIKSNDKAPKYINTPENEIYIKSKILYGSYFARQAIDKADECLLVEGYTDVVSLHQAGVENVVASGGTSLTPDQLRLVKKYTNNLTIIYDGDNAGIKAALRGLDLALEESLNVKLVLIPDKEDPDSYVNKVGADAFKQFIADNKKDFVLFQLEIALKDAVNDSTKKAAIVNQVAETISKINKAEDFTRQQDYIKQCAEILKIEESGLNALVNKFIREKITKEENRNNRAANVVEIPETAVTAIEEDTLSLLNKDEQQERAMVRSLLEFGLKQWDDDQKVADYVFDEVKNNDLEELIDNKELIRVLQTYKAWYDAGIEPTSKNFLYHEDSAMSSLVVSIMDFAYEISPNWSTFYEGKIFTREDLYKQEVFSTLNYLKLRKIKRLMDENQRDLEKTHTAEEQLVLLQTHQHLKQVEMDLTRQIGAVIFR; translated from the coding sequence TTGATCTCACAGAATACCATACAGCAAATACTTAGCCGAATTGACATTATAGAGATTGTTGGCTCTTTTGTTAAATTAAAAAAAAGAGGCACCAACTACCTGGGGCTTTGTCCGTTCCATAACGAAAAATCTCCTTCCTTTACTGTTTCCCCTGCTAAAGAAATATATAAATGTTTTGGTTGCGGCAAAAGCGGCAATAGTATCAGCTTTTTAATGGAACTGGAAAAATACAGTTATGTAGAGGCGTTGCGCTGGCTGGCACAAAAATATAATGTAGAGATAGAAGAAACGGAAAGCTCACCTGAACAAAAGCTGCATCAGCAGGCAGCAGAGAGCTTATATGCCATCAACAATTTTGCACAGAAGTTCTTTAGCGATGTATTGTTGAATACAGAAGAAGGCCAGGATATTGGCTTGAGCTATTTAAAGCACAGAGGATTTAAAGAGGACATCATTAAAAGATTCCAACTTGGATTTAACTATGACTCAAGGGATGGGTTTGCCAAAGCTGCATTATCAGCACAATATAACTTAGAGTTGTTGCAAAAAAGTGGATTAGTGGCAGTAAGAGACGAAAAACCAGTAGATAATTATCGTGGCAGAATAATTTTTCCGGTACATAATCAAAGCGGTAAAGTAGTTGGCTTTGGCGCCAGGATCATTAAGAGCAATGATAAAGCTCCAAAATATATAAACACTCCCGAAAATGAGATTTATATAAAGAGTAAGATTTTATACGGAAGTTATTTTGCCCGACAGGCGATCGATAAGGCAGATGAATGTTTATTGGTAGAAGGCTATACAGATGTTGTTTCGCTACACCAGGCAGGCGTTGAAAATGTTGTGGCAAGCGGTGGAACCTCTTTAACACCCGATCAGTTGCGTTTGGTAAAAAAATACACCAATAATCTTACGATTATTTACGACGGTGATAATGCCGGCATTAAAGCCGCGTTGCGTGGACTGGACCTTGCATTGGAAGAAAGCCTGAATGTAAAGCTGGTATTAATTCCTGATAAAGAAGACCCGGACAGCTATGTAAATAAAGTGGGCGCTGATGCTTTCAAACAATTTATTGCAGACAATAAAAAAGACTTTGTTCTTTTTCAATTAGAGATAGCGTTGAAAGATGCGGTGAATGATTCAACCAAAAAAGCTGCTATTGTTAACCAGGTTGCAGAAACCATTTCCAAGATCAATAAAGCTGAAGATTTTACCAGGCAGCAGGATTATATTAAGCAATGCGCCGAAATATTAAAGATAGAAGAAAGCGGGTTGAATGCATTGGTAAATAAATTCATCCGTGAAAAAATAACCAAGGAAGAGAACAGGAACAACCGGGCAGCAAATGTTGTTGAAATTCCGGAAACAGCTGTAACGGCAATTGAAGAAGATACTCTTTCCTTATTAAATAAAGATGAACAGCAGGAACGTGCCATGGTTCGCAGCTTATTGGAGTTTGGATTAAAACAATGGGACGATGACCAAAAAGTAGCCGACTATGTTTTTGACGAAGTTAAAAACAATGACCTGGAAGAACTCATTGACAACAAAGAATTGATACGTGTTTTACAAACATACAAAGCCTGGTACGATGCAGGCATTGAACCAACTTCCAAGAATTTTCTCTATCATGAAGATTCAGCCATGAGCTCTTTAGTAGTTTCAATAATGGACTTTGCTTACGAGATAAGCCCTAACTGGAGTACCTTTTATGAAGGAAAGATATTTACAAGAGAAGATCTATATAAACAGGAAGTTTTTTCTACCCTGAACTATCTTAAATTAAGAAAGATAAAACGCCTGATGGATGAGAACCAGCGTGACCTTGAAAAGACTCATACCGCCGAGGAGCAATTAGTATTACTGCAAACTCATCAGCATTTAAAACAGGTAGAGATGGATCTGACAAGGCAGATCGGCGCCGTGATATTTAGATAA
- a CDS encoding M1 family metallopeptidase → MKKLWLLFGVLIYSLSLQAQQLFQTVNFTDAIKKGTRTATGLPGKSYWQNRGDYKINVEFDPSTNSLKGEETISYFNNSPDSLKKLIIRLYPDLYKHGVQRGTSFPVTEKDLNDGVTIDELQIGEERIDSFASKTKAYHSNTNLIVLPANAVLPHSQLTIKVKWHYTVNIGSQVRTGRVDSGSYFIAYFFPRIAVYDDIDGWDDWSYNGTLEFYNDFGNFDITITVPKTYAVWATGERQNVTDNFSTTVLKKLSLAERSDTIVHVIDSLDYANNTVFSPAATGIWRFKATNVTDVAFALSDHYYWDASTVVTDYKNNRTTLASAVYNPIHKDYYDVANQAYYSVFYMSYNYPKVAFPFPYITVFDGTDQMEYPMMVNDNPLEDHKDAVQLTTHEIFHSYFPFYMGINETKYAWMDEGWATIGEAVTSSSLQEPEDEGIYSKTRFERISGTVNDVPLITNTELYGDMPAYAANSYGKAAVCYWVLQNMLGKTLFLKALKQYMDDWNGKHPTPYDFFYSFNASTGKNLNWFWQKWFYDLTYPDLEITEVTQTTANTKIVITNKGGLPVPVYLMIKFDDKRRWNVLYRADVWQDGKKQIILQQKFPFKIRSIHLGFDHVPDKFMKDNDWKEK, encoded by the coding sequence ATGAAGAAACTATGGTTGTTATTCGGTGTATTAATATATAGCCTGTCTTTACAGGCGCAACAATTATTTCAAACAGTTAATTTTACAGATGCCATTAAAAAAGGCACCAGAACAGCAACCGGTTTACCGGGTAAAAGCTATTGGCAAAATCGCGGCGATTATAAGATCAATGTAGAGTTTGATCCTTCTACCAATAGTTTAAAAGGTGAAGAAACGATCAGCTATTTTAATAATAGCCCGGATAGCTTAAAAAAACTCATCATCCGGTTGTATCCTGATCTTTATAAGCATGGTGTGCAGCGGGGAACTTCTTTTCCCGTTACTGAGAAAGATCTGAATGATGGCGTTACCATCGATGAATTACAAATAGGAGAGGAACGTATTGACTCTTTCGCCAGTAAAACGAAAGCTTATCATAGCAATACCAATTTAATAGTATTGCCCGCTAACGCTGTTTTGCCGCACAGTCAATTAACGATAAAAGTAAAATGGCATTACACAGTAAACATCGGTTCGCAGGTACGTACAGGCAGGGTTGACAGCGGCTCTTATTTTATTGCTTATTTCTTTCCACGCATTGCTGTGTACGATGATATAGATGGCTGGGATGACTGGAGCTATAACGGTACGCTGGAGTTTTACAATGACTTTGGCAACTTTGATATTACCATTACAGTTCCAAAAACCTATGCCGTGTGGGCAACCGGCGAGCGGCAAAATGTTACAGATAATTTTAGTACTACTGTTTTAAAAAAATTATCGCTGGCAGAAAGGTCTGATACCATTGTGCATGTAATTGACTCGTTGGATTATGCTAACAATACAGTGTTTTCACCTGCTGCAACAGGCATCTGGAGATTTAAAGCAACCAATGTTACCGATGTTGCTTTTGCTTTAAGCGATCATTATTATTGGGATGCCAGCACTGTGGTCACTGATTATAAAAACAATCGAACCACGTTGGCAAGCGCTGTTTACAATCCTATTCATAAAGATTATTATGATGTTGCCAACCAGGCTTACTATTCTGTTTTTTACATGAGCTATAATTATCCCAAAGTAGCATTTCCTTTTCCTTATATAACGGTGTTTGATGGTACGGATCAGATGGAATACCCGATGATGGTAAATGATAATCCATTGGAAGATCATAAAGATGCAGTGCAATTAACTACCCATGAAATATTTCATAGCTATTTTCCTTTTTACATGGGCATTAATGAAACCAAATACGCCTGGATGGATGAAGGTTGGGCTACTATTGGCGAAGCAGTTACATCCAGCTCATTACAAGAACCGGAAGATGAGGGCATTTATAGCAAAACGCGTTTTGAACGCATTAGCGGTACGGTGAATGATGTGCCTTTAATTACCAATACAGAATTATATGGCGATATGCCGGCTTATGCCGCCAATTCTTATGGAAAAGCTGCTGTGTGTTATTGGGTGCTTCAGAATATGTTGGGCAAAACTTTATTTTTAAAAGCGTTGAAACAATATATGGATGATTGGAATGGTAAACATCCCACACCCTACGATTTCTTTTATTCCTTTAATGCATCAACAGGAAAAAACCTGAACTGGTTCTGGCAAAAATGGTTCTATGATCTAACCTATCCTGACCTGGAAATTACAGAAGTAACACAAACAACAGCTAATACAAAAATCGTGATCACCAATAAAGGCGGCTTACCTGTTCCTGTTTATTTAATGATAAAGTTTGATGATAAACGCAGATGGAATGTTTTGTATAGAGCGGATGTGTGGCAAGATGGTAAAAAGCAAATTATATTACAGCAAAAATTTCCATTTAAGATAAGATCTATCCATCTTGGCTTTGATCATGTACCGGATAAATTTATGAAGGATAATGATTGGAAAGAGAAATAG
- a CDS encoding DUF4328 domain-containing protein, with protein MEDLRPNVQRAKNAVTLLWIVLALEIISLISGYFQYKLLKVVANGGEISMNTANANDIRERIIAILYLIVFIISTVTFIQWFRRAYYNLHLKVYHLSFTEGWAAGSWFAPVICLYRPYQIMKELYQQTIDLLTRKGLLLHQSLTTNALGWWWALWIINNLLGQFVFRYSLKAETVDELIVSTVAGIVSNIIGIPLALLAIKVVKDYSSVEPLLNEIKEEEVIAEIN; from the coding sequence ATGGAAGATTTAAGACCAAACGTACAAAGAGCAAAAAATGCAGTTACTCTTTTATGGATCGTGTTGGCATTGGAAATCATATCATTGATTTCAGGATATTTTCAATATAAGCTACTTAAGGTCGTTGCAAATGGTGGTGAAATTTCAATGAACACAGCAAATGCAAATGATATAAGAGAGCGAATCATCGCAATTCTATATTTGATAGTATTTATTATTTCAACCGTAACATTTATTCAATGGTTTAGAAGAGCGTATTATAATTTACATCTAAAAGTATATCACTTATCCTTCACAGAAGGCTGGGCTGCCGGAAGCTGGTTTGCTCCTGTTATTTGCTTGTACAGACCATACCAGATAATGAAAGAATTATATCAACAAACAATAGACCTGTTAACCAGAAAAGGATTGCTTCTTCATCAAAGTCTAACAACAAATGCCCTTGGCTGGTGGTGGGCGCTTTGGATCATAAACAATTTACTCGGGCAATTTGTTTTTCGCTATTCACTAAAAGCTGAAACAGTTGACGAATTAATTGTTTCTACTGTTGCCGGCATAGTCAGTAACATTATTGGAATTCCTCTTGCATTACTTGCCATAAAAGTGGTTAAGGACTATTCAAGTGTAGAACCTTTACTTAATGAAATAAAAGAGGAAGAAGTCATTGCGGAGATAAACTAA